A window of Exiguobacterium sp. Helios genomic DNA:
GGTCGGCTCATCCAAAATCAGTACGTTCAAATCGGAGTGGACCAGAACCGCGAGCATCAGCCGCATGCGTTCGCCACCACTTAACGCCTCGACCGGTAAGAAGACCCGGGGGCCAAAAAACAAGAACTGGGCGAGACGCTGCCGCGCCGTTCCTTCATCGAGATCAACGGTCGTGCGAAAAACGTCAATCAAACGTTCACCGGGCGGGAAGTCAACTCGTTGCGACAGGTAGCCGATTTTCACTGACGGTCCACGCGTAATCAGACCGCTTGTCGGTTCGAGATGGCCTAACAGGAGATGCAATAGTGTGGATTTTCCGCTTCCGTTTGCGCCGACGATGGCGATTCGATCTTTTGCCGAAATCTCAAAGTTTAATGAATGAAACAACGGTTGTTTAGAGAAGGCAATACTGACATCCTCGACGCGGTAAACCATCCGGCTCGTTTTTCCATGTGCTGCAAACGCAAGATCGGGGGTCTCGGCGTCAAGCCTTGGGCGTTTGATCCGTTCGATCCGTGCGAGTGCCCGTTCCATCGATTTTGCTTTTCGGAATAGTTTTTCGCTTGGTGGTGACGCTTCGTTTGCCCATTGCCGCAGACGGCGGATCGCTTCCTTCATCTGCTTGATCTTCTTCTGTTGTTCCTGGTAAGCATGGAATTGCTCAAGTAGAAGGCGTTCCTTTTCCTTCACGTAAAACGTGTAATTTCCCTGGTACAGCTGAATCTGCCCCTCCTCCAGTTCAGCGATGCGCGTCACGACCGCATCAAGAAACACACGATCGTGGGAGACGATCAGGACAGCCCCGGCATAATCGGCTAAAAAGGATTCCAGCCACTCGACGGCGTCTAAATCCAGATGGTTCGTCGGTTCGTCGAGGATCAACAACTCCGGCTCGGTCAACAACATCCTTCCGAGGCAGATTTTGGTCTGTTCGCCGCCGCTGAGCTGCTCAAACGGACGGTCCAAAAGGGCATGCAACTGCAAGCCGTTAATCATCCGGTCGATTTTGGAATCCAGCAAATACCCGCCTTGGCGCTCAAAAGCTTCGGTCTCTTGCGTGTAGCGTTCGAGCAACTGATCGATTTGATCCGTTTTTGTCGCCATGTCCCGTTCGATTTGTTGCAGGGAGCGTTGTAAATCGACAAGCGTGGCGAAGGCAGTCCACAGGACATCACGCCCCGTCATTACGTTGTCGAACACGGGAAGTTGTGCCAAATAACCGATGGAGAGCCCGCTTTTTTGATAAATCGTTCCGCTGTCTTCGGAATCAAGACGGGCAATCAAACGTAAGAGCGTCGTTTTACCGCTTCCGTTTCGGCCGATCAAGCCGATGCGGTCTTGGTGCTCGATAAAGAGGGAGACGTCCGTTAAGATATCGTCGCCTCCGAATTGTTTTGTCAGGTGTTGGATGTCGCAGATCATCATATGAAATGTCCTCTCTGGC
This region includes:
- the abc-f gene encoding ribosomal protection-like ABC-F family protein, with product MMICDIQHLTKQFGGDDILTDVSLFIEHQDRIGLIGRNGSGKTTLLRLIARLDSEDSGTIYQKSGLSIGYLAQLPVFDNVMTGRDVLWTAFATLVDLQRSLQQIERDMATKTDQIDQLLERYTQETEAFERQGGYLLDSKIDRMINGLQLHALLDRPFEQLSGGEQTKICLGRMLLTEPELLILDEPTNHLDLDAVEWLESFLADYAGAVLIVSHDRVFLDAVVTRIAELEEGQIQLYQGNYTFYVKEKERLLLEQFHAYQEQQKKIKQMKEAIRRLRQWANEASPPSEKLFRKAKSMERALARIERIKRPRLDAETPDLAFAAHGKTSRMVYRVEDVSIAFSKQPLFHSLNFEISAKDRIAIVGANGSGKSTLLHLLLGHLEPTSGLITRGPSVKIGYLSQRVDFPPGERLIDVFRTTVDLDEGTARQRLAQFLFFGPRVFLPVEALSGGERMRLMLAVLVHSDLNVLILDEPTNHLDIESRDALEEALESFDGTLIAVSHDRYFLNRLFTKTLWLDQTMELFPGPYVYASTKRQTQSPDAKIPKNVVSAKKRPSPSIPVQTTRQVEETIERLEQELKMLDRQLAETTDYEETVKLFSIREELVQQLDAQYEQFLASE